One genomic window of Mucilaginibacter sp. SJ includes the following:
- a CDS encoding alkaline phosphatase family protein, with protein sequence MQNRKKYKQIIFSIICALAIATISCNKDFVRTLPDKNYTDTAKATSGERKVLYLIVDGARGSSVNSANVPNIKALLPGSIYSWVALSDPDSTRDVSNWANMLTGVKKEKHKILSDDFAGNNLATYPVFFERIKEERPNAKIVSFSSSAIFKNKLTQGAAVSELYSTDEQIKTAVVNDLNTDTAQLIVGHFNDIKEAGARYGFDNSKPQYKASIEKFDGYVGEIVNALKKRKNYANEDWLIVIASSGGGKFNIPVNENDNTVFSNAAANTFTIYYNPKYKQRVIGKPFTGNRYLGRTVRLRDTGIRAEIDTADIFNIDDTTKFTIELKVKKNEDKFFWPSILGKRAQWSAGHPGVGWVIYLEDAYWYFEYRGTKDGDYHQCRGGDLQKGRWQNLSVKCEIRAGKRYIRTYTDGVFNNELEITASGSLANNSPLKLGYLNGNGHGTPDVYVTDIRFFKVDVPDAVIGNYACETSISEGHPYYTFLAAYWPGTDGQGDKIRDVGPQARDFQLKGSYQWEDFNDLICPPPAGALAMFVPQTADIPAQIINWFRIPNRQAWGLDGRVWLDQ encoded by the coding sequence ATGCAGAACAGGAAAAAATACAAACAGATCATTTTTTCAATTATTTGTGCATTGGCTATCGCGACAATATCATGTAATAAAGATTTTGTGCGCACGCTGCCCGATAAGAACTATACAGATACGGCCAAAGCAACATCCGGCGAACGTAAGGTTTTGTACCTGATTGTTGACGGGGCACGGGGCTCATCGGTAAATAGCGCCAATGTGCCTAATATTAAAGCATTATTGCCCGGTTCAATTTACAGTTGGGTTGCCTTAAGTGATCCGGATTCAACCCGCGATGTAAGCAACTGGGCCAATATGCTAACCGGCGTAAAAAAAGAAAAGCACAAGATCTTGTCGGATGATTTTGCCGGCAACAACCTGGCAACTTATCCTGTGTTTTTTGAAAGGATAAAAGAAGAAAGGCCGAATGCCAAAATCGTTTCTTTTTCTTCCTCGGCTATTTTTAAAAATAAGTTAACACAGGGTGCTGCCGTAAGCGAGTTGTATAGTACTGATGAGCAAATTAAAACGGCTGTAGTTAATGACCTGAATACCGACACGGCACAATTGATAGTTGGCCATTTTAATGATATCAAAGAGGCTGGCGCCAGGTATGGGTTCGATAATTCGAAGCCGCAGTATAAAGCTTCTATTGAAAAATTTGACGGATATGTAGGTGAGATTGTTAATGCCCTGAAAAAAAGAAAAAATTATGCCAATGAAGATTGGCTGATAGTGATTGCGTCGAGCGGTGGTGGTAAATTCAATATCCCGGTTAACGAGAATGATAACACAGTCTTCAGTAACGCCGCCGCCAACACCTTTACCATTTATTACAATCCAAAATATAAACAAAGGGTAATAGGTAAACCATTTACAGGCAACAGGTATTTGGGGCGCACAGTACGTTTGAGGGATACTGGTATCAGAGCAGAAATTGATACAGCTGATATCTTTAACATCGATGATACTACGAAGTTCACCATCGAGCTAAAAGTTAAGAAGAATGAGGATAAATTCTTTTGGCCAAGTATTCTCGGAAAAAGAGCGCAATGGTCGGCAGGTCATCCGGGTGTTGGCTGGGTGATTTATCTGGAAGATGCTTACTGGTATTTTGAATACCGGGGGACTAAGGATGGCGATTATCACCAGTGCCGCGGCGGCGACCTGCAAAAAGGCAGATGGCAAAATCTTTCGGTTAAGTGCGAGATACGTGCAGGCAAGCGATATATCAGAACCTACACCGACGGAGTTTTTAACAATGAGTTGGAAATAACAGCATCCGGTAGTTTGGCCAACAACAGCCCGCTAAAACTGGGTTATTTAAACGGTAACGGGCATGGTACACCTGATGTGTATGTAACCGACATCAGATTTTTCAAGGTCGACGTACCCGATGCCGTGATTGGAAATTACGCCTGCGAAACATCCATTAGCGAAGGTCATCCTTACTATACTTTTCTGGCGGCCTACTGGCCGGGTACAGATGGCCAGGGCGACAAGATCAGGGATGTTGGCCCGCAGGCCCGCGACTTTCAATTAAAAGGCAGCTATCAATGGGAAGATTTTAATGATCTGATCTGCCCACCCCCCGCGGGGGCGCTGGCCATGTTTGTTCCGCAAACGGCAGATATCCCCGCACAGATAATAAACTGGTTCAGAATACCTAACAGGCAGGCCTGGGGCCTTGACGGCCGCGTGTGGCTTGATCAGTAA
- a CDS encoding PA14 domain-containing protein yields MILNYLMMKKYRYVLFIGLIVLIAGACRQNDLDELKPIQNTDRDISGAGANTGDATAGNEIVKVPFKISLSGPATKAFQVGITLNNDTVTKLIANGSLKNTVILPAGAIDYDGVINVAFGADTATSVASVRLSAIEANYGKNVAFAFKLTDPGKGNQVKGSQSNILVVLDTKKLIKESDIHYVSLLNGGGIMDVDYQKNYTTSPAGITIPLTINLAGVPAGAFNVHVKLNMDTIADLVSKKVLPDNTIALNPDQFSIDTLVRVNSNASTAVIRLSIGWPVFDANIVANKRFGFVVSLANPSKHILHPTNSKLIVLVQPEVNLDNNSYITGNGTGLKAEYFSNNQLLDFDGRKPDLVQIEPTIDWPNDGVWQAAIPGISHDNFSTRWTGEFLAPVRGEYVFWQNEWDDGSRLYIDGKAIINDFTTEWDKDSRTAKIFLERGKRYKIEADHRENVGGQRARLTFEVPSAGINGRRIIPQSQLFPAP; encoded by the coding sequence ATGATACTAAATTATTTGATGATGAAAAAATACAGATATGTTTTGTTTATCGGATTAATTGTTCTGATAGCGGGAGCCTGCAGGCAAAATGATCTTGATGAACTGAAACCAATTCAGAATACAGACAGGGACATCTCCGGCGCGGGAGCCAATACTGGTGATGCAACAGCAGGTAACGAAATAGTTAAAGTTCCATTTAAAATATCCTTATCAGGACCGGCAACTAAAGCATTCCAGGTAGGTATAACGCTTAATAATGATACCGTAACTAAACTAATAGCAAATGGCAGCCTTAAAAATACGGTAATATTGCCCGCCGGTGCAATTGATTACGACGGCGTGATCAATGTAGCATTCGGAGCAGATACCGCGACTTCGGTTGCCAGTGTCAGATTATCGGCCATTGAGGCTAATTATGGTAAAAACGTAGCTTTTGCATTTAAGCTTACCGATCCCGGCAAGGGCAACCAGGTCAAAGGATCGCAATCAAATATCCTGGTGGTGCTTGATACCAAAAAGCTTATTAAAGAAAGTGATATTCATTATGTGTCGCTTTTAAATGGCGGAGGTATTATGGATGTTGATTATCAAAAAAACTATACAACGTCACCGGCAGGCATTACCATTCCATTAACCATAAACCTGGCGGGTGTACCGGCCGGTGCATTTAATGTTCATGTGAAATTAAATATGGACACGATTGCCGATTTGGTAAGTAAAAAAGTGCTGCCAGATAACACCATCGCGCTTAATCCCGATCAGTTTTCTATTGATACCCTGGTCCGGGTAAACTCCAATGCAAGTACCGCAGTGATACGCTTATCAATAGGATGGCCTGTTTTTGATGCCAATATAGTTGCCAATAAACGTTTTGGTTTTGTGGTGAGTTTGGCCAATCCGTCAAAACACATCCTGCATCCCACAAACAGCAAACTGATAGTTTTGGTGCAGCCGGAGGTTAATCTTGATAATAACTCTTACATCACCGGCAATGGAACAGGTTTAAAAGCAGAATACTTTTCGAATAACCAACTACTTGATTTTGATGGCAGAAAGCCCGATCTGGTACAAATAGAACCCACTATTGATTGGCCTAATGACGGGGTTTGGCAAGCTGCTATACCTGGCATAAGTCATGATAATTTTTCGACCAGGTGGACTGGCGAGTTCCTTGCACCCGTTCGGGGTGAATACGTGTTCTGGCAGAACGAATGGGACGACGGATCAAGATTATATATAGACGGCAAGGCCATTATTAATGATTTCACTACCGAGTGGGATAAGGATAGCCGTACCGCCAAAATATTCCTGGAGCGCGGTAAACGTTATAAAATAGAAGCCGATCATCGTGAAAACGTGGGTGGCCAGCGTGCCCGTTTAACTTTTGAGGTGCCATCTGCAGGTATCAATGGAAGAAGGATAATACCGCAAAGCCAATTATTTCCCGCCCCTTAA
- a CDS encoding PKD domain-containing protein translates to MKKILHIISVFSTVALLLAGCKKDKPAPQPEPDEPKPIAGFTVARTDSVDFLSYQFTSTSINYKDILWQFGDDSTSAEKAPKHRYAFDGLYHVTLTARNSQGYSAAREIILNVADPNFDRTKVGESYFATIGGTLTVSRDNGGGPNANEGSLKVVDGDPNTKFFQSGFSGDLVMKYELKTPAVAGAYTMTSANDSPDRDPKGWILQGSEDGIRWINLHSKNNEVFANRFQRILYHFNNNVAYKFYRISIKTNNGSRDFQMAEWTVNKKQP, encoded by the coding sequence ATGAAAAAAATATTGCATATTATATCGGTATTTTCAACAGTAGCCCTGTTGCTTGCCGGGTGTAAAAAAGACAAACCAGCGCCCCAGCCCGAACCGGATGAGCCCAAACCCATCGCCGGTTTCACGGTAGCCCGAACAGATAGCGTTGATTTTTTAAGCTATCAGTTCACCAGTACGTCCATCAATTATAAAGATATTCTGTGGCAATTTGGCGACGATAGCACATCGGCAGAAAAAGCACCGAAGCACAGGTATGCCTTTGATGGCTTATATCACGTAACATTAACGGCCAGAAATTCACAGGGGTACTCAGCTGCCCGGGAAATAATATTGAACGTTGCCGACCCTAATTTTGACCGCACCAAGGTTGGTGAAAGTTACTTTGCTACCATAGGCGGTACATTGACTGTATCACGCGATAATGGCGGCGGCCCAAATGCAAACGAGGGGTCACTAAAAGTAGTTGACGGCGATCCGAATACCAAATTTTTCCAATCGGGGTTCTCCGGCGACCTGGTGATGAAATATGAGCTTAAAACACCTGCCGTTGCAGGAGCATATACTATGACATCGGCAAATGACTCACCTGATCGTGACCCAAAAGGATGGATCCTCCAGGGTTCTGAGGACGGTATACGCTGGATAAACCTGCACAGCAAGAACAACGAAGTTTTTGCCAACCGCTTTCAGCGCATCCTATATCACTTTAATAACAATGTAGCTTATAAATTTTATAGGATAAGCATTAAGACCAATAATGGCAGTCGTGACTTCCAGATGGCTGAGTGGACGGTTAATAAAAAGCAGCCATAA
- a CDS encoding efflux RND transporter periplasmic adaptor subunit, with amino-acid sequence MNKSIKTPIYALTCFLLLSACGGKPGQTNTDSTKKKPALNANSVTLTEVQAKNAGLDTGRAQMRLMAGTLRVTGVIDVPPQNLVSISFPMGGYLKSTKLLPGMHVAKGETIAVMEDQQFIQLQQDYLTAQARLIAAEKEYNRQRDLNQSKASSDKVFEQAQADYQSQKVLVSALSQKLRLIGLNPERLSDGNITRSANIYSPINGFVSKVNVNIGKYVNPTDVLFEIVNPSDIHLALDVFEKDVNQLHAGQRVTAWMNSKPDQQYEAKIVLIGKDLGGDRKTVVHCHLEKYDQSLIPGTFMNAEIEVESGEGLTLPEEAVVNFENKYYVFRVKSKNIYEMQEVKTGLNEEGYVQLADENLKGVPVVTKGAYSLLMKLKNTGDEEE; translated from the coding sequence ATGAACAAATCCATCAAAACCCCGATATATGCCTTAACCTGTTTCCTGCTGCTCTCTGCCTGCGGGGGTAAGCCCGGGCAAACCAATACTGATAGTACTAAAAAGAAGCCCGCTTTGAATGCTAATTCGGTTACCTTAACCGAAGTCCAGGCCAAAAACGCGGGACTGGATACCGGCCGGGCGCAAATGCGTTTAATGGCAGGCACTCTACGCGTGACCGGTGTGATCGATGTACCGCCGCAGAACCTGGTGAGCATCAGCTTCCCGATGGGTGGCTATCTCAAATCCACCAAGCTTCTGCCGGGTATGCATGTGGCCAAAGGAGAAACCATCGCAGTGATGGAAGATCAGCAGTTCATCCAATTGCAGCAGGATTACCTGACTGCCCAAGCCCGGCTCATCGCTGCCGAAAAAGAATACAACCGCCAGCGCGACCTCAACCAAAGCAAGGCCAGCAGCGACAAAGTATTTGAGCAGGCGCAGGCCGATTACCAAAGTCAGAAAGTGCTGGTCAGTGCATTATCTCAGAAACTACGCCTGATCGGGTTGAACCCGGAACGGTTGAGCGACGGAAATATCACACGCAGCGCCAATATCTATTCGCCCATCAATGGTTTTGTCAGCAAGGTGAATGTCAATATCGGCAAATATGTAAACCCCACCGATGTGCTGTTTGAGATCGTGAACCCATCCGATATCCACCTGGCTTTAGACGTATTTGAAAAGGATGTCAACCAGTTGCATGCCGGTCAACGTGTCACTGCCTGGATGAACAGCAAACCGGATCAGCAATACGAGGCAAAAATCGTACTCATCGGTAAAGACTTGGGCGGCGACCGCAAGACTGTGGTGCATTGTCACCTTGAAAAATACGACCAGAGCCTGATCCCCGGCACTTTCATGAATGCCGAAATTGAGGTAGAATCTGGCGAGGGCTTAACGCTACCGGAGGAAGCGGTGGTTAATTTTGAGAATAAATATTATGTATTTCGTGTAAAAAGCAAAAATATTTATGAAATGCAGGAGGTTAAGACCGGCCTGAACGAGGAAGGCTACGTACAGTTAGCGGATGAAAACCTGAAAGGTGTACCCGTGGTGACTAAAGGCGCTTACAGCCTGCTTATGAAATTAAAGAACACCGGAGATGAAGAAGAATAG
- a CDS encoding CusA/CzcA family heavy metal efflux RND transporter gives MLNRIIEFSVRNKLIVALFILGLIVLGVAEVRKLPIDAVPDITDNQVQIITRSPSLGAPDVERLISFPIEQSCRNIPDIKEIRSFSRFGLSQVTIVFKDKADIYWARQQISERLQTIANEIPATFGKPEMAPVTTGLGEIYQYSVRAKAGYENKYDAMQLRTIQDWIVRPQLLGVEGVADVASFGGYLKQYEIAVNPNRLKSYNVTLTDVYNAVQKNNSNTGGAYIERGPAILFIRSEGLVATLDDIGRIVVKNLADGTPLLIRDVAEVKLDHAARYGAMTWNGRQQVAGAVVMMLKGANSNKVIAGVKERVNVIRKSLPEGVMIDPFLDRTKMVNNAIKTVEHNLIEGMVIVLIVLIIFLGNLRAGLLVASVIPLAMLIAVILMNLFGVSGNLMSLGALDFGLIVDGTVIIVEAIMHEVHVKKRKQISPSEMDEEVVTVSTRMRNAAVFGELIILIVYIPIFTLQGIEGKMFKPMAQTVAFALIGAFVLSLTYVPVMSSLFLSRKSDNEFNWSDQMIAFFQRHYHRALERAVCMPKTIIAVAAVLFVISVFTLTRLGGEFIPKLEEGDYAVETRVLTGSSLQTSVNAVSQASKILLKKFPEVQEVVGKTGSSEIPTDPMPIDASDMMVILKDKNEWQSAESFDDLTEKMSKELEAIPGVTFGFQYPVQMRFNELMTGARQDVVCKIFGENLDTLALFARKLGSIAQSVKGSRGIYVESVTGMPQIVVRYNRAAIAQYGLNIADVNQVVNTAFAGGVAGIVYDGQKRFDLVVRLAGDQRKQLSDVQNLLIPAPSGNQIPLQQVAAVKIEQGPNQIQREDAQRRIIVGFNVAGRDVQSMVEELQQKAGAQLKLPPGYQVTYGGAFENLNAAKARLSIAVPVSLLLILLMLYLAFGSVKQGLLIFSAVPLSAIGGVLALVLRGMPFSISAGVGFIALFGVAVLNGLVLISEFNRLKASGMTDIKKIVFEGTTLRLRPVLMTASVASLGFLPMALSNGSGAEVQRPLATVVIGGLVTATFLTLFVLPILYMLVEKRALRKLSIKIPFILLISAVCLFAGNSQAQTPVTLKAALDTAMKNNLGLKSERLNAAYLKQNIGTAVTLPKTQLNGEYGNINSAYYDNRLSVVQSVSFPGLYTRQKSLLNEEYKAGQLNVALRENELRRAVAATFYQVLYLKQKQQLLITADSIYTLFLKNAKLRFEKGESNILEKTTAESQRGQILRQTEMVNADLSEALVKFRILLNTVADLEPTSDNFRLPLPVTADTSLSAHPQLQYLNQQQQVSKAQTQVEKAKLLPDLNFGYYNQSFRGTQDVNGNSRFYTGSDRFSSVQVGIAVPIFGGAQRNRVSAARIQEQKAQVDYQAGVQEFQSRYRQAAAELDKYRRLADYDEHINLPNAKTILNTAHQQFIAGQINYLEYTLLINQAMTLRNDYIEAVNSLNQTIIYINALKNK, from the coding sequence ATGCTTAACAGAATTATTGAGTTTTCCGTAAGAAATAAACTTATCGTTGCTCTATTTATATTGGGGCTAATCGTATTGGGTGTCGCCGAAGTCCGCAAGCTGCCTATAGACGCCGTACCGGATATTACTGATAACCAGGTGCAGATCATCACACGTTCCCCGTCACTGGGAGCTCCCGATGTGGAACGCCTCATATCTTTTCCTATAGAACAAAGCTGCCGTAATATCCCTGATATTAAAGAAATCCGCAGCTTTTCCCGCTTTGGCTTGTCTCAAGTAACTATCGTGTTTAAAGACAAAGCCGATATTTACTGGGCACGCCAGCAGATCAGCGAACGCCTGCAAACTATCGCCAACGAGATACCTGCCACATTCGGCAAACCCGAAATGGCCCCGGTGACTACCGGCCTCGGCGAAATTTACCAATACTCGGTACGGGCCAAAGCCGGATACGAAAATAAATACGATGCGATGCAATTGCGTACAATTCAGGACTGGATCGTGCGCCCGCAATTGTTAGGTGTAGAAGGCGTGGCCGATGTGGCCAGCTTCGGCGGCTACCTGAAGCAGTACGAGATCGCCGTGAACCCTAACCGCCTAAAGTCTTATAATGTCACCCTCACTGACGTATACAATGCCGTTCAAAAGAACAACAGCAATACAGGCGGCGCTTATATTGAGCGCGGCCCTGCTATACTCTTCATCCGAAGCGAGGGCCTCGTAGCTACACTGGATGACATCGGCCGGATCGTTGTCAAAAACCTGGCCGACGGCACACCGCTGCTCATTCGTGATGTGGCAGAAGTAAAACTGGATCATGCAGCCCGTTACGGCGCAATGACCTGGAACGGCCGCCAGCAGGTGGCCGGCGCGGTGGTTATGATGCTGAAAGGCGCGAACAGTAATAAAGTGATCGCGGGCGTGAAAGAAAGGGTAAATGTGATCCGTAAGTCGCTGCCGGAAGGTGTGATGATCGACCCATTTTTGGACCGGACCAAAATGGTGAACAACGCCATTAAAACGGTGGAGCATAACCTGATCGAAGGTATGGTCATTGTGCTCATCGTCCTGATCATTTTCCTGGGCAACCTGCGCGCCGGCTTACTGGTTGCCTCGGTAATTCCCCTCGCTATGCTGATCGCGGTCATCCTGATGAACCTATTCGGCGTATCGGGTAACCTGATGAGCCTGGGGGCGCTCGATTTCGGGCTGATCGTGGACGGGACCGTAATTATTGTTGAGGCTATTATGCACGAGGTACACGTCAAAAAAAGAAAACAGATCAGTCCTTCGGAGATGGATGAAGAAGTAGTGACTGTTTCTACCAGGATGCGTAACGCGGCAGTATTTGGCGAACTCATTATTCTGATCGTTTATATTCCTATATTCACGCTTCAGGGTATCGAGGGCAAGATGTTCAAACCGATGGCGCAAACGGTGGCCTTTGCACTGATCGGGGCATTTGTGCTTTCGCTAACCTATGTGCCGGTAATGAGCAGCCTGTTTTTGAGCCGGAAATCAGACAATGAGTTCAACTGGTCCGACCAGATGATCGCTTTCTTTCAACGGCATTATCACCGGGCGCTGGAGCGTGCCGTCTGTATGCCAAAAACGATTATTGCGGTTGCAGCGGTATTGTTCGTGATCTCCGTATTTACCCTCACCAGGCTGGGCGGTGAGTTTATCCCCAAACTGGAAGAAGGGGATTATGCAGTGGAAACACGGGTATTGACCGGCAGCAGCCTGCAAACATCTGTCAATGCGGTATCACAGGCATCCAAAATTTTATTAAAGAAATTCCCCGAAGTGCAGGAGGTTGTTGGTAAAACAGGCAGCAGCGAGATACCGACAGATCCAATGCCCATCGATGCCAGCGACATGATGGTCATTTTAAAAGATAAAAACGAATGGCAGTCTGCCGAAAGCTTTGATGACCTGACGGAAAAAATGTCTAAAGAACTGGAAGCCATTCCCGGTGTAACCTTTGGTTTCCAATACCCGGTGCAGATGCGCTTTAATGAGTTAATGACCGGTGCACGCCAGGATGTAGTTTGTAAAATATTTGGTGAGAACCTGGATACACTGGCGCTATTTGCCCGCAAACTGGGCAGCATCGCCCAATCCGTAAAAGGTTCGAGGGGGATCTATGTAGAATCTGTGACCGGTATGCCGCAAATTGTCGTGCGCTACAATCGTGCGGCTATTGCTCAATACGGGCTCAACATTGCAGATGTAAACCAGGTGGTGAACACCGCATTTGCAGGCGGTGTTGCCGGTATAGTTTATGACGGGCAGAAACGCTTTGACCTGGTAGTGCGTTTAGCAGGCGACCAGCGTAAACAATTGAGCGATGTACAGAACTTGCTCATACCGGCACCTTCCGGCAATCAAATTCCTTTGCAGCAGGTAGCGGCGGTAAAGATTGAGCAAGGCCCCAATCAGATCCAGCGTGAAGACGCTCAGCGACGTATTATTGTTGGCTTTAACGTGGCCGGGCGCGATGTGCAAAGCATGGTGGAGGAATTACAGCAAAAGGCAGGCGCCCAACTGAAGTTGCCGCCAGGTTACCAGGTTACTTATGGCGGTGCATTTGAAAACCTGAATGCAGCCAAAGCGAGGCTTAGCATTGCAGTACCGGTATCCTTACTGCTTATCCTGCTCATGCTGTACCTGGCTTTCGGTTCGGTCAAACAAGGCCTGCTTATTTTTTCGGCCGTACCATTATCCGCCATTGGGGGTGTGCTTGCCTTAGTATTGCGGGGAATGCCCTTCAGCATCAGCGCGGGCGTAGGCTTTATCGCGCTGTTCGGCGTGGCTGTACTCAATGGCCTTGTGTTAATTTCCGAGTTCAATCGTTTAAAAGCTTCGGGAATGACGGATATTAAAAAGATCGTATTTGAAGGCACAACGCTCAGATTGCGCCCGGTTTTAATGACGGCAAGCGTTGCTTCGCTCGGTTTTCTGCCAATGGCGCTGAGCAACGGTTCGGGGGCCGAAGTGCAAAGGCCCCTGGCTACCGTTGTAATCGGCGGCCTCGTTACGGCAACTTTCCTGACACTTTTCGTGCTCCCCATCCTCTATATGCTCGTCGAGAAACGGGCCTTACGTAAGTTATCTATAAAAATACCGTTCATCCTGCTAATCAGCGCGGTGTGCCTGTTCGCCGGCAATAGCCAGGCGCAAACCCCGGTAACGCTCAAAGCCGCACTGGATACCGCTATGAAAAACAACCTGGGCCTTAAAAGCGAACGGTTGAACGCCGCTTACCTGAAACAAAACATAGGTACAGCGGTCACTCTCCCCAAAACGCAACTGAACGGCGAATACGGCAATATTAACAGCGCTTATTATGATAACCGTTTGTCGGTTGTTCAGTCGGTCAGTTTTCCAGGCCTGTACACCCGGCAAAAGTCATTGCTCAATGAGGAATATAAAGCCGGACAATTGAACGTAGCTTTGCGGGAAAATGAATTGAGGCGAGCAGTAGCAGCGACATTTTACCAGGTGCTTTACCTTAAGCAGAAGCAGCAGTTGCTCATCACCGCCGACAGTATTTACACACTGTTCCTGAAAAATGCTAAACTACGGTTTGAAAAAGGCGAAAGCAATATCCTGGAAAAGACCACTGCCGAAAGCCAGCGCGGCCAGATCCTGAGGCAGACCGAAATGGTGAACGCTGACCTTTCCGAAGCATTAGTGAAGTTCAGAATACTTTTAAATACGGTTGCTGATTTAGAACCAACTTCAGATAACTTTCGCTTGCCATTACCGGTTACTGCCGATACCTCCCTATCCGCACATCCGCAGTTACAATATCTGAACCAGCAACAGCAAGTATCCAAAGCGCAAACGCAAGTGGAAAAAGCAAAGTTGCTACCTGACCTAAACTTTGGTTATTACAACCAAAGCTTTCGGGGTACGCAGGATGTGAACGGCAACAGCCGTTTTTATACCGGCAGCGACCGTTTTTCATCGGTGCAGGTGGGTATTGCCGTACCCATCTTCGGTGGTGCGCAGCGTAACCGTGTCAGCGCGGCGCGTATTCAGGAGCAAAAAGCCCAGGTTGATTACCAGGCCGGAGTGCAGGAGTTCCAAAGCCGTTACCGGCAGGCAGCAGCCGAGTTGGACAAATACCGCAGGCTGGCCGACTATGACGAGCATATTAACCTGCCTAATGCCAAAACCATCCTGAATACCGCTCACCAGCAATTTATTGCCGGGCAGATCAATTACCTGGAATATACGCTGCTCATTAACCAGGCTATGACACTTCGTAATGATTATATCGAGGCGGTAAACAGCCTGAATCAAACCATCATCTATATCAATGCTCTGAAAAACAAATAA
- a CDS encoding hemin-degrading factor encodes METISLKEQYLAFKAENPRKRIRDIAAALKVSEAELLMTGLGENVIILENKFEDLLKEITTLGYVMALTRNEYCVHERKGVYEKISFGPHAGLVLGPDIDLRLFMSHWKSGFAVDDNNLKSLQFFDGNGVAIHKIYLTDKSNPEKYRELVARFRKADQQVVALLPDPAPAKPSLPDDEIDVAAFQQAWAALQDTHEFFGLLKRFNLNRTQALRLAPAGFTKQITTDDFKTVMQNCSVKQAPVMVFVGNQGCIQIHTGMVTRLVEMDVWFNVLDPEFNLHLRMDAVASVWQVVKPSNDGDINSLELFDAEGEMIVQLFGKRKPGLPELNEWREVLAMIS; translated from the coding sequence ATGGAAACCATATCATTAAAAGAACAATATCTTGCTTTCAAAGCCGAAAATCCCAGAAAAAGGATCCGGGATATAGCTGCCGCCCTAAAAGTTAGTGAAGCTGAGTTACTGATGACCGGTCTTGGCGAAAACGTGATCATTCTTGAAAATAAATTTGAGGACCTGCTAAAAGAGATCACCACTTTAGGTTATGTAATGGCCCTCACCCGAAACGAATATTGCGTTCATGAGCGCAAAGGTGTTTACGAAAAGATTTCATTCGGCCCTCACGCCGGTTTGGTTTTAGGCCCGGATATCGATCTTCGCTTATTCATGAGCCATTGGAAATCAGGCTTTGCTGTAGACGACAACAACCTTAAAAGTCTGCAGTTTTTTGATGGCAACGGTGTGGCAATACACAAAATATATCTTACAGATAAAAGCAATCCCGAAAAATATCGGGAACTGGTCGCTCGTTTCCGCAAAGCAGATCAGCAAGTGGTTGCTCTATTGCCAGACCCTGCCCCTGCTAAACCTTCATTGCCCGACGATGAAATTGATGTTGCTGCATTTCAACAAGCCTGGGCAGCTTTACAGGATACCCACGAGTTTTTTGGCTTACTGAAGCGTTTTAACCTTAACCGCACCCAGGCCTTAAGGCTTGCCCCTGCAGGCTTTACAAAGCAGATTACCACGGATGATTTTAAAACCGTAATGCAAAACTGTTCGGTAAAACAAGCACCCGTAATGGTATTTGTAGGCAACCAGGGCTGCATCCAGATCCACACCGGTATGGTTACCCGGTTAGTGGAGATGGATGTTTGGTTTAATGTGCTTGATCCCGAATTTAACCTGCACTTGCGTATGGATGCCGTGGCCTCCGTATGGCAGGTGGTTAAACCATCAAACGATGGCGACATCAACTCCCTCGAACTTTTTGATGCCGAAGGCGAAATGATTGTGCAGCTATTTGGCAAACGCAAACCTGGCTTGCCCGAGCTTAACGAGTGGCGTGAAGTGTTGGCCATGATTTCTTAA